The following are from one region of the Jatrophihabitans telluris genome:
- a CDS encoding HelD family protein — MLEETRRGPTAGTPAARAERDAFATLHADQLARLRAVSDRLAFGRLDLLDGSHHHIGRIGLANATGARILIDWRAPAAEPFYQATPADPQGVLSRRHLTTSGRRVTAISDEILDYQAFTDEPRDETTVSDEGALMLALNAHRTGQMRDIVSTIQAEQDRIVRDQLAGILVVQGGPGTGKTAVALHRAAYLLYAHRQRLERSGVLLVGPNRRFLHYIEQVLPSLGETGVVMATPGELFPGVSTVVGESAEVERLKGSGRMIRVVSGAVRARQRLPRKSIPLKIDGTTVLLTENDAFAARQRARNSRKPHNEARTVFVVELLELLVQRYAKALDIELTGTGSADTRAELVTSLRDSRDVRREINLLWMPLTPQQLLTELYSDPGFRRAATGGMSERDRQLLHREAGEPWSVADVALLDEAAELLGEDDAVARAAAARRAAERVGELEFAEQSLETFGAVGAVTADDLVDRYAGQRERRTVAEHAAGDRSWAYGHIVVDEAQELSAMQWRMLMRRCPTRSMTLVGDPAQTSSSAGATNWGQVLDRYVRDRWRLSQLSVNYRTPRVVMDDAIAVMTAAGIGVGTLTSAREGHQPPVVRRVELDLIEDVVMTALAEQRQAAGGSVAVIVPAGLQAAIEGALSAAVDEGSPEIVVLTAGQAKGLEFDSVLVVEPAAIVAERRRGVNDLYVAMSRPTQRLTVLHERALPAGLVDR, encoded by the coding sequence ATGTTGGAGGAGACCCGTCGCGGCCCGACCGCGGGGACCCCGGCCGCACGGGCGGAGCGGGATGCCTTCGCCACGCTGCACGCCGACCAGCTCGCCCGGTTACGGGCGGTCTCGGACCGGCTGGCGTTCGGACGGCTCGACCTGCTCGACGGCTCGCACCATCACATCGGCCGGATCGGCCTGGCCAACGCCACCGGCGCGCGAATCCTCATCGACTGGCGCGCGCCCGCAGCCGAGCCGTTCTACCAGGCCACGCCGGCCGACCCGCAAGGCGTCCTGAGTCGCCGGCACCTGACGACCTCCGGACGCCGGGTGACCGCGATCTCCGACGAGATCCTCGACTATCAGGCCTTCACCGACGAGCCGCGCGACGAAACCACCGTCTCCGACGAGGGCGCGCTGATGCTGGCCCTCAACGCCCACCGCACCGGTCAGATGCGTGACATCGTGTCCACCATCCAGGCCGAGCAGGATCGCATCGTGCGCGATCAGCTGGCCGGGATCCTGGTCGTGCAGGGCGGTCCAGGCACCGGCAAGACCGCGGTCGCCCTGCACCGCGCGGCGTATCTGCTCTATGCGCACCGCCAGCGGCTGGAGCGCAGCGGCGTCCTGCTCGTCGGACCGAACCGGCGCTTCCTGCACTACATCGAACAGGTGCTGCCCAGTCTCGGCGAGACGGGCGTCGTCATGGCCACCCCGGGCGAGCTGTTTCCGGGGGTGTCCACGGTGGTCGGCGAATCGGCCGAAGTCGAACGCCTCAAGGGATCCGGGCGCATGATCCGGGTTGTTTCCGGGGCGGTTCGTGCCCGCCAGCGCCTTCCCCGCAAGTCGATTCCGTTGAAGATCGACGGCACCACCGTGCTGTTGACCGAGAACGACGCCTTCGCCGCTCGGCAGCGAGCCCGTAACTCGCGCAAGCCGCACAACGAGGCCCGCACCGTGTTCGTGGTCGAGCTGCTGGAACTGCTGGTGCAGCGTTACGCCAAGGCCTTGGACATCGAACTGACCGGAACCGGCTCGGCCGATACCAGGGCCGAGCTGGTCACTTCGCTGCGGGACAGCCGGGATGTTCGGCGCGAGATCAACCTGCTCTGGATGCCGCTGACCCCGCAACAACTGCTCACCGAGCTGTACTCCGATCCGGGCTTTCGCCGGGCCGCGACAGGCGGCATGTCCGAGCGCGACCGCCAGCTGCTCCATCGCGAGGCCGGCGAGCCGTGGTCGGTTGCCGATGTCGCGTTGCTGGACGAGGCGGCCGAGTTGCTCGGTGAGGACGACGCCGTCGCCCGGGCCGCCGCCGCGCGCCGGGCGGCCGAACGGGTCGGCGAGTTGGAGTTCGCCGAGCAGAGCCTGGAGACCTTCGGCGCCGTCGGAGCCGTGACCGCCGACGACCTGGTCGATCGCTACGCCGGGCAACGGGAACGGCGCACGGTGGCCGAGCACGCCGCCGGCGACCGGTCCTGGGCCTACGGGCACATCGTCGTGGACGAAGCCCAGGAGCTGTCAGCGATGCAATGGCGCATGCTGATGCGCCGCTGCCCGACCCGATCGATGACCTTGGTCGGGGACCCGGCCCAGACCTCATCCTCGGCCGGCGCCACGAACTGGGGTCAGGTGCTCGACCGTTATGTGCGCGACCGCTGGCGGCTGTCTCAGCTCAGCGTCAACTACCGGACGCCCCGGGTGGTGATGGACGACGCGATCGCTGTGATGACCGCGGCCGGTATCGGGGTGGGCACGCTGACCTCGGCCCGCGAGGGGCATCAGCCTCCGGTGGTCCGGCGCGTAGAGCTCGACCTGATCGAGGACGTGGTCATGACGGCGCTGGCCGAACAGCGCCAGGCCGCCGGGGGATCGGTGGCGGTGATCGTGCCGGCCGGCCTGCAGGCGGCGATCGAGGGCGCGCTGTCCGCGGCCGTGGACGAAGGCTCGCCGGAAATCGTCGTGCTGACCGCGGGCCAGGCCAAGGGCCTCGAGTTCGACAGCGTGCTCGTCGTGGAGCCGGCCGCGATCGTGGCTGAGCGCCGGCGCGGGGTCAACGATCTGTACGTGGCCATGAGCCGGCCCACCCAGCGGCTGACTGTGCTGCACGAACGCGCGCTGCCGGCCGGGCTGGTCGATCGCTGA
- a CDS encoding metallophosphoesterase family protein: MRVVALSDTHAPRFWKACPPAVAHELSAAELILHAGDVCTPAVLEQLSGFAPVRVVRGNNDGPDVARWPAPEVLEFDIEGLSVAMIHDSGPRTGRELRLRRRFPLARLVVFGHSHIPWDSELAGQRLLNPGSPTDKRRQPHGTIAVLDVGDGRIQRCQIVPVS, from the coding sequence ATGCGAGTGGTTGCCCTGTCCGACACTCATGCCCCGCGGTTCTGGAAGGCGTGCCCGCCGGCCGTGGCCCACGAGCTCTCGGCCGCGGAGCTGATCCTGCACGCGGGCGATGTGTGCACGCCGGCCGTGCTCGAGCAACTCAGTGGCTTCGCCCCGGTGCGCGTGGTGCGTGGCAACAACGACGGCCCGGACGTCGCGCGATGGCCGGCGCCGGAAGTCCTCGAGTTCGACATCGAGGGGCTGTCGGTTGCGATGATCCACGACAGCGGTCCCCGGACGGGCCGAGAGTTGCGCCTTCGGCGTCGCTTCCCGCTCGCCCGGCTGGTCGTCTTCGGTCACTCGCACATTCCCTGGGACTCCGAGCTGGCCGGGCAGCGCCTGCTCAACCCGGGATCGCCGACGGACAAGCGCCGCCAGCCCCACGGGACGATCGCCGTCCTGGACGTCGGCGACGGACGAATCCAGCGCTGCCAAATCGTGCCGGTGAGCTGA
- a CDS encoding GAF and ANTAR domain-containing protein, translating to MSITAEFVRARLFAELAQDLAAQPDATTAVNRVLSQAVALTGCESAGLWVLTPSGNGKLRACTEPGLAELADKLIAEQRRGTVWDCLVDADAVWVSDTSREPRWQLHDRSVDAAFVKHASPRAMAGFALRVDGQVSGVLVLGSSQAGFFDQEVLATARIFAQHAAIGLEVTNRAVKTRNLEGALDSNRRIGVAIGILMSRQHITESRAFDLLRRDSQNAHRKLRDVAEHVILTGQLPSAEQRVLAS from the coding sequence ATGTCGATCACCGCCGAGTTCGTCCGGGCCCGCTTGTTCGCCGAACTCGCCCAGGATCTGGCCGCACAGCCTGACGCCACCACGGCCGTCAATCGCGTGCTCAGCCAGGCCGTGGCCCTGACGGGATGCGAATCGGCCGGGTTGTGGGTGCTCACCCCCTCGGGAAACGGCAAGTTGCGGGCGTGCACCGAGCCCGGGCTGGCGGAGCTCGCCGACAAGCTCATCGCCGAGCAACGACGCGGAACCGTCTGGGACTGTCTCGTCGACGCCGACGCCGTGTGGGTGTCCGACACGTCACGAGAGCCACGCTGGCAACTGCACGACCGATCCGTCGACGCGGCGTTCGTGAAACACGCCTCCCCCCGGGCGATGGCCGGTTTCGCCCTTCGGGTGGATGGTCAGGTCAGCGGAGTGCTCGTCCTGGGCTCGTCGCAGGCCGGCTTCTTCGACCAGGAGGTGCTCGCGACCGCTCGCATCTTCGCCCAGCACGCGGCGATCGGCCTGGAGGTGACGAACCGGGCGGTCAAGACGCGCAACCTGGAAGGCGCCCTGGACTCCAATCGCCGGATCGGCGTGGCCATCGGCATCCTGATGTCCCGGCAGCACATCACCGAGTCACGGGCCTTCGACCTGCTGCGCCGGGATTCGCAGAACGCACACCGCAAGCTTCGGGACGTGGCCGAGCACGTCATCCTGACCGGACAGCTCCCGTCCGCCGAACAGCGCGTCCTGGCCTCGTGA
- a CDS encoding MerR family transcriptional regulator, which yields MPTLRSWELRYGIPAMDRESGRHRRYNNAELHAMRLMRDEIARGKRASVAAHSVQQMLGQAGPARGYLDRFLAAAEQENPAAIRRQLDRAREGLGLGACIDDVLLPALHQVGTWWQTGRCDIDQERLTTETVRGWLDRQSSLAPPTVDPTPIVLACGPSDLHTVGLESFALLLRMRGRSCRVLGARTPALALITAIQASGARQVVIVSHLSSGRHRAVESLRQVAALGVQTYFAGNAFSSTAARRGVPGEYLGTRLQDACSALL from the coding sequence ATGCCGACCCTGCGCTCCTGGGAGCTTCGCTACGGAATCCCCGCCATGGACCGGGAATCCGGACGGCACCGCCGCTACAACAACGCCGAACTCCACGCCATGCGGCTCATGCGCGACGAGATCGCCCGCGGGAAGCGGGCCAGCGTCGCGGCGCATTCGGTGCAGCAGATGCTCGGTCAGGCCGGCCCCGCGCGGGGATATCTGGACAGGTTTCTCGCGGCCGCCGAGCAGGAGAACCCGGCGGCGATCCGCCGGCAACTGGACCGGGCACGCGAGGGTCTGGGCCTGGGGGCGTGCATCGACGACGTCCTGCTACCGGCCCTGCACCAGGTGGGTACGTGGTGGCAGACCGGCCGCTGCGACATCGACCAGGAACGGCTGACGACCGAAACCGTGCGGGGGTGGCTGGATCGCCAGTCCTCGCTGGCCCCGCCGACGGTCGATCCGACCCCGATCGTGCTCGCCTGTGGCCCGAGCGACCTGCATACCGTGGGGCTCGAGTCCTTCGCGCTGCTCCTGCGCATGCGAGGCCGCAGTTGCCGGGTGCTCGGCGCCCGGACGCCCGCGCTGGCGCTGATCACCGCGATCCAGGCCTCTGGCGCCCGACAGGTCGTCATCGTCTCGCATCTGAGTTCCGGGCGGCACCGCGCGGTGGAATCCTTGCGGCAGGTCGCCGCGCTGGGTGTGCAGACCTACTTCGCGGGCAACGCTTTTTCCTCTACCGCGGCAAGGCGCGGTGTGCCGGGTGAGTACCTGGGCACTCGGCTGCAGGATGCCTGCTCGGCCCTGCTCTGA
- a CDS encoding lipoate--protein ligase family protein, which produces MHGEFKVPSGKLVVVDLDVIDGQLRDVHVSGDFFLEPDEALADINRTLDGASVRSSAMELTARMDAVLSPSTVMYGFSTADVATAVRRALSQATSWTDHQWSLIHEGPKSPNYHMALDQTLIEEVGSGRRGPVLRVWEWASPCVVIGSFQSLSNEVDPDGAARHGIEVVRRISGGGAMFVEPGNTITYSIYAPASLVEGLSFQDSYAFLDDWVLGALGELGIRAWYQPLNDITSPAGKIAGAAQKRLANGAVLHHVTMAYDIDSAKMTEVLRIGREKLSMKGTASAAKRVDPLRSQTGLPREAIIEAMLASFAKRYGLTPSDVSADEQRIAADLIENKFATPEWIGRIP; this is translated from the coding sequence GTGCACGGTGAGTTCAAGGTTCCTTCGGGCAAGCTGGTCGTCGTCGACCTCGACGTGATCGACGGGCAACTGCGCGACGTCCACGTCTCAGGCGACTTCTTCCTCGAACCGGACGAGGCCCTGGCCGACATCAACCGGACCCTCGACGGGGCTTCGGTGCGGTCCAGCGCGATGGAGCTGACGGCGCGCATGGACGCGGTTCTCTCGCCGTCGACGGTCATGTACGGCTTCAGCACCGCCGACGTCGCCACCGCGGTGCGACGTGCGCTGTCGCAGGCGACCAGTTGGACCGATCACCAGTGGTCGCTGATTCACGAAGGTCCCAAGAGCCCGAACTACCACATGGCGCTGGATCAAACCCTGATCGAGGAGGTCGGCTCCGGCCGTCGTGGACCTGTGCTGCGGGTCTGGGAGTGGGCCTCGCCCTGCGTGGTCATCGGGTCGTTCCAGTCCCTGTCCAACGAGGTCGACCCGGACGGGGCGGCCCGCCACGGCATCGAGGTGGTCCGCCGGATCAGCGGCGGCGGCGCGATGTTCGTCGAACCCGGCAACACCATCACCTACTCGATCTATGCACCGGCGTCGCTGGTGGAGGGCCTGTCCTTCCAAGACTCCTACGCCTTCCTCGACGACTGGGTGCTCGGCGCGCTGGGCGAGCTCGGCATCAGGGCCTGGTACCAGCCCTTGAACGACATCACCTCACCGGCCGGCAAGATCGCCGGAGCCGCTCAGAAGCGGTTGGCCAACGGCGCGGTGCTGCATCACGTCACGATGGCCTACGACATCGACTCCGCCAAGATGACCGAGGTCTTGCGCATCGGGCGGGAGAAGCTGTCCATGAAGGGCACGGCCTCGGCCGCCAAACGGGTGGATCCGCTGCGGTCTCAAACCGGGCTGCCGCGCGAGGCGATCATCGAGGCCATGTTGGCCAGCTTCGCCAAGCGCTATGGGCTGACACCCTCGGACGTCAGCGCCGACGAACAGCGCATCGCGGCCGACCTGATCGAGAACAAGTTCGCCACGCCCGAATGGATCGGCCGCATCCCGTAG